The Populus alba chromosome 13, ASM523922v2, whole genome shotgun sequence genome contains the following window.
AACAAGGGACTGGGTGCTGTTCTTGACGACATCAGCCTTGAGCCGCTTAGCCTGCATAGATGAACTAGAACCAAGGTAGTTCTCGATAGCAGAGTAAGCTTCACTTCGCATGAAACGATCTCCAGTGAATTCATTGAACGTAATTTGAATGAAAGGGTAAACAAAAGTGAAGACGCTTTTGGAGTGTTTCTCGAAATAGTTTTGCAATTGATATGGACAATATTGCTTGAACATAGCCCAAAAAAACATGACACTCGCAATTACAGAACCTAACTGAGTAAACATATCTACTGTCttcattctttctttcctttttttttttttatctgttccCCTCCTCTTCCCTTATCTTGAATGAATGTTTTGCTGCAACAATTTTATAGCCCAGGGAGCAAGGACAGGgatgatctttatttttatattaaaatatcaatataatagTCTATATCttgccaaaaaaaacaaaaaaacaaaaaaaatggcgTGGCTAGATAAATACCATAACTTGCTCAACAGTTtctattttcttgatatttttttgtcaattgttttgtttttttgttcaggTAAAttggtctcttttttttctctctctttcttgatttatttgtatTGACAAGATGTATACCATACCTACTTTTTGAAATTCTAGGAttgctattattttaaaatttttatttttagtttccttttcaattctctaaataaaaaaattaattaattttactttttttctcctctttcaaGAAAGTTTGAGAATTTTGGATATTAAAATTAGCTAACATAAATCAATTAGTAcatatcaaaaatttaaaaaatctaataaatatattgCACTACATTAAATGAAAACAGCTTTATGCTTAACACATGTTTTGTAATGACTCAGTTTTTTCAAAGCTAAAATCGATGGAATTGCATTCCATTCATTAACAAGACACAATTCACATAGGATAATGTAaatcaatattttcataaaatagaTTCTCAATACACATGcccataatattatattttcatacttATGTTTACATTATATCATATTGACATACTTATAAATTCACATTCATGTTCTAGTCTTGTTATCATCATAAGTTCATACAAGAGTGTCAAACGACAAGTTACACAACTAGTACTTTCGTTTACCTTGACCTCATATAATTTCACAACATAACATCCTCATAAGAAGAATACCACATACATATATTCATACACATCATATCTATATGTTCGCATATATACATTCGTGTTCCATTTCAATTTCTCATTACAAGTATTTAAAAAAGGGATCGGACGACTAATTGAGCAATTAACACGTCTGTTCATACAGAATTCATATCACCCATAAGatgtaaatatataattcttttcaaaatatgtGAGTCGCGAAATAGATTTCCTTACACACCATGTTGGTATAATGTCCATGTTACAACACAAGGTAATTTCAAACATTATaagcaatttaaaaacataataaagcaatattaacattacatttcattcatggacctaaagaaaataattctttcatttctccttACTTACGTAAATATCATtcttaataattcattaattatttaggctaattacaatactcaaacCTGGTCATTCGTCTCAAATATCGTTAACTAAACTAACGTTATTCTTTGTTTAAAGCATAACAATCGTAGTTCTTTCATATACTTGGTATATACAAAACATAGTACACATTAACACATTAATTCTTAAAGCTAACTCATCACTCCTAAATTCGGCTATTCTCTtaggacgccattagccgaagttaatcatttattcattccGATCATCCATTTAAATgctattagccaaagctaatcattttttCATCTCAGTCATCCTCCCATTAGTCAAAGTTAATCATCAATCACGACTCGATCATCCttctcggatgccattagttaTAGTTAATCATAAAACGCAACTTGGTCATCCTTTTAGAAcgtcattagccgaagctaatcattaacCAATAAAATGTTTCATATGCAGTTTATAAAATCACTATAACATGATAATATATCCTTTGTAATGCTCATTCAAACGATTCATAACAATTTAACATTCATTATAACATAATAGTAGACCCTTCATAATAAGCGTACAGACATTCTGTAATAACTTAGTATTCAGTATACACAATAATAGATCTTTTATAACactcaaacaaatattttgtaaCAGTTTAGCGTCCAATATAACACAATAATAGACCATTTGTATTACTTGTCCAACCATTCATGACAATTAATGTTCAGTACAATACAATAATAGATCCTTCTTAATACTcatacaaaaaatcataataatttagCATTATGTATAACACAATAATAGATCATTCGCTATACTCATATAAATATTCGTGACAAAAAACCTTTAGCATAATACAACGATAGATCCTTCGTAATACTTATACAACCATTCGTAACAATTAAATTCAGTATAATGCAATGGTAGATCTTTCATGATACTCATATAACAATTCGTGACAATTAAAATTCAGTATAATACAATGTAATGTAGATCCtttgtaatactcatacaaccattcATGACAATTAACATTTAGTATAATATAACAGTAGATCCtttgtaatactcatacaaccattTGTGTTTAGCATTTCATATAGTACAACAATAGATCCTTTGTGATAAATTCACTTTAGAAACTAATGTTATGCTAGAAAAGGGGTGAAAATCACTTACTTGTTCCTTCCACTAGTGTACTCATCCAATCGAAGGTTTGATTTCAATCGCACTACTTGATACATCAAATGATCATAAATTAGCACATTTGCATTCGACAAACACATAACTTATTGCCATACTTATTTCAAAATGCACATGTTCACATTTCAGTGTTCCACACATTATacaattatacaataaaatcaTTACAAGCATTAAGTCATTTCTAACGTGAAATTCATTAACGGCTAAGTTGTTGCTGCCACAGAAAGTCATTAGCGAAAACTAGGTCATTAGTGACATACAATTTATCAGCACGAACTAATTCACTGGTGTCACAAGATTCGGTAGTGAAATTGATTCGCTGGCCATATGAAATTTAGCAGTGAAAAAATTCGATGGTGATATACAATTCATCAGCAAAAATTGATTTGCTGGTTACATAAAATTCAGTAGTGAAATTGATTCGTTGGCGTCATATAAAATTCGGCAATGAAACTGATTCACTAGTGACATACAGTTCGACGATGAAAACTGATTTGCTTATTACATACTGAATTCGATAACGAAACTGATTCGCTAGTGACATACAGTTTGTCAGCGAAAATTGATTCACTGGTTACACAGAATTTGAAAGCAAAACTGATTCGCTAGTGACATACAGAATTCAGTAGTGAAACTGATTCGCTAGTTACACAGAATTCGACAGCAAAATTGATTTGCTAATGACATATAGAATTCGATAACAAAAATTGATCCGTTGGTTACACAGAATTTGATAGTGAAACTAATTCACTGTTGACATAGAATTTAGTAATGAAAACTAATTCACTGCTACCATAAGATTTAATAGTGAAAACTAATTCGTTGTGGACATAGAATTCAGTAGTGAAGACCAATTCATTGCTAACACTACAATTCAGCAGTGAAGACCAATTCGCTGCTGACGCCATAATTCAACAGTGAAGACCAATTGCTATTGACATTGAAATTTGACAGCAAACACTAATTCGTTGTCGACACCACAATTCAACAGTGAAAACTAATTCACTGTTAAGAACATAATTCAGCAGCGAAAATTAATTCGTTACCGACACTACAATTCAGCAGAGAAAACTTATTTGCTATTGACAACACAATTTAGCAGCAAAAAATGATTCGCTGCTAGCAACACCATTTCATAGCAAAACTAATTCGCTACCGACACCATAATTTGTTCTTATTATCCAGcataatcatataattttaagcATGAACTTCTACATGTATTTGGGTTCCATCATATATTTTGTTCTTAGCATCCAACAAAATCATACAATTTTAGTATGAACATCTATGTATTTTGGTTCCAACATACAATTTATTCTTAGAATCCAACAAAATCATACAATTTTCAAGCATGAATATCTATATGAATTTTGGTTCCAGCATGTAATCTGACCAGTCCTTCAGTTATGGTCGGCCTTTACCAAGTTATGTCCAttcaatctatttatttttctatattagtTGTTCTAGAAATTTAGTCCCCATTAATCCCTATTTTCTTGTCCTTTTAGTTAGTTTTGGTTTCCTTCATGGTTagtcttcttcctctttttcaattctaaggTCCAAAGAATAGAAGGAGAAACGATTTGGTTCTTACCTTACTGTTTTTAGTAGTTTTAGGAAGGGATTTAACAAGTTTTTCTCTCCCTTCTACCCATGgttttctgcttcttcttcctctctggttttgatttttccttccttccttctctaGTTGCACCAACCGACCTGTTACACACccttttttttcacggtttcaaccattttttagtACTCTTTAACTCTCATTTCCTCTCCAGGGTTCAAGAGGAATGCATGCAGTTGGGTTGGAGGTTTTTTCTTTGGGAAGAAGGAGAGGGTTTGTTGCATGTAGTTGGGCTGCTTTTGCTTTGGGAGAGAGGGAGATTGCTGAAGTCTAGGGTTATTGGCCACCCATTTGGGGAAGAGGAGAgttcatcctctctctctctccttgcaTTTATACCCTCTTTTAAATGAGAAGGGGGTGTTTGGGTGATTGATATCTTTGTTCATATTCCTCTTTTGAATTATCTTAGACTGGTTTCTATTTCAATTCTCCCCTAAGATAGGCTAGTCcaacactaattttttattgggttttacACTGTCACTATCAATTTAGAAATTGGCAGCAAAAACTATGCCGCTAtcgattcaaaaatcagcagTGAAAACTATGCCATTGCTGATTCAAAAATCGACAacgaaaaaaaactatgttgttGCCAATTTTTGAATCGGCAATAATGGTAGAGTCATTTCTGGCTTTTCCTTATTctttgtttgggtgtttacatgcttaatatataattttgattaaaaatttactttattatcatcaaataaaacaaattgtacTTAGGTAAATATATAAGACCCATACagttatatatagttatatatatatatatatatatatatataatgaatgagtgttttttactttagaattaaatataattgagaTTGTTTGATAGTTAAATCAAATCTATGTAATGTACTAATGGTTATATCTGATTAAAAAGCTGGAGTTATAAAGTTAATGAATCAACTTTCTAGTTAATGGATTAATCCATAGATTACAttaatttatcataaatatattgtCTATGTACTTGCATCATAAGATAGGACATTGCAAATTGGCACCTGTTTTATGTAATCGAGTTTAATTATTAAGAAGAAATCTAAAACATCTTTAACACTGTTACTCCCCTCATAAATAATGCAAATTACATGGCAGTGCTGTCATTGAACTAATACAGTGTGATGATTCAGTCTCAAGAGACCGAACTCTCTGAAATGCTGCAGTGTTGATCTTTAGTGGCCGAAACCCTACTCTTTTTCCTTACAATTCATTTCTGTATTTCCATTTTCACAGAAACCATTCTCTTTTCCTTGATCTTTTGCATTTTCTTCAGGTGATGagcccttttcttttgctttttcttcAGGTGATGAACCCTTTTCTCTAGCTTCTTCTTCAGCTTTCAATCTGGCGTCCTCTTTTGCCTTCTCTAGCCCTGCTATTAGCCCCTCCAAGCAAACCTTGTTGTCTCCGGGAAGAGTCTTTGGCATTAAATGCTCTGCAACTTCAGCTGGAGTCATTTTGGTTTCTCCCAGCAACTCTTGGATCCTGGCATACAAGTGGTGTGATTCAATCAGAAGGTAATTCTTAGCCAAAACCTTGAATGCTTCGAAGCTACAATAGGACAATTCTATGTGCTTGTCCATCCTTCCTTTCCTGATGAGAGCTGGATCGAGTTTCTCCAAGAAATTAGTTGTGAAAACAACCAGTCTTTCTCCTTTACAAGCTGACCAAAGTCcatcaataaaattcaaaagcccAGAAAGAGTGACCTGACTCTGTTTGCTGTCTGTTTCTTCCTTCGGCAGTTTCAGCTTCGGATCCTTCTCATCTCCCCTTCCctgttcttcatttttcttcttcctttgacCGGTTAGATCAAGAGAACAGTCAATATCCTCGATCACAATAATGGATCTGCTCGATGTCTCGATCAGTAGCTTTCTCAGCTCAGTGTTATCTTTCACGGAAGTCAATTCGAGATCATAGATATCATATTTCAAAAGATTTGCCATGGCTGCGATCATAGTGGATTTACCAGTCCCTGGGGGGCCATAAAGAAGATAACCCCGCTTCCAAGCCCTTCCAATTCTTGCATAGAACTCTTCTGCCTGGCTGAATGTGATGAGATCATCCATGATTTCCTTCTTCTTATCAGCCTCCATTGCAATCGTCTCAAAACTAGCCGGATGCTCGAACACTACATGCCTCCAGTATGATCCACTGTTGGTGTAAAGCTTCCTTTGCCGGTTTTTCACCTTGATTGCATCACCCTCTTTCAAGACATGACTCAAGTAAGTCCCGAGAATGAGATTCCGGTGTCTTTTATGGAAAGTGAGCGTGTAGTACATTCTCTCATCCGTTGCTGGATAGAAAGAAAATGATGGTGTCTTGGAAATATGTTTCCCAGAAGCCCACCGTAGTTTGACTCCTTGGAACTCGTCAGTAACCTCTTCAAAGTCATCCATGCTAAGAACAAGGGACTGGCTGCCGTTCTTGACGACATCAGCCTTGAGCCGCTTAGCCTGCATAGATGAACTAGAACCAAGGTAGTTCTCAATAGCAGAGTAAGCTTCACTGCGCATGAAACGATCTCCAGTGAATTCATTGAACGTAATTTGAATAAAAGGGTAAACAAAAGTGAAGACTCTTTTGGAGTGTTTCTCGAAATAGTTTTGCAACTGATATGGACAATATTGCTTGAACATAGCCCAAACAAACATGACACTCGCAATTACAGATCCTAATTGAGTAAACGTATCTACTGtcttcattctttctttctttctttcttttttatccgtTCCCCTCTTTCCCCTGTCTTGAATGAATGTTTTGCTGCAATAATTTTATAGCCCAGGAAGCAAGGACAGGGATGATCTTATTGGCCAAGTAAGTTAGTAGCGTGATGGAAACTGAAGGGACAAGAGAGAGAATTTCAGAGAAGTCTGcgtttgatattttgttttttcttcttttttttgtttaatgaacACTCAATATTCCTCGGCTATTTATGAAGTCACATTctaattcaatatataatttaagatGAATAATCCTAATAAGAATTTAGAATTTCTTTCATAATTTCTCTTATAGAGATTCCaatcctttcaatttctttttctaatttcatattGAGCTCTGCCACATGATAGGCAATCTCGATTTCTCACTCACATGCGACGTATCTATGTCTTCTTgcaatattgttttgtttttgaagtcTTGGTcgtctttttaaaaattaaaaaagaataaaaggcgTCAATTACGTAATGTGACATGGGAGAGTTTTCATCATGGATTTGTGTAATGAGAAAAGGATTTtgttcttaagtttttttttttcaatttaatccttaaaaaaaatattcaatgtcTTGTGTTTGCTAACATTAGGGACTGATTCACATGGTTTTTCCAttaacttaactttttttttcttttaatttggttctcttacattgattttattttagatttgacttggtaatttgatttggttatttGGAGATGGGGTACTCATAATGTTGAGGGAAAATCCTGATCCTTAGTTGACGTttcagtttgaaaaaaataaaataaatttatgttgatataaaataattaaatggtcAAGGATTAAAATTGAATGTAAAACAAATATGGTGGGCTAGGATAAACATGCAACACAGGGTGGCTAGCGTGTGTGTTGCAGGCGCTAACGTGTGGAGACTAGCCATCGTGTTCTGGCAATGCATTTAGATTTTTCCGATGACAGAACACATCATTCATAGTTGTGTTGGAAATATCGCAACAACATCTTCTCAATAGTGCAACGCATGTTATTGTTGGTGGTGCGTgacagatcattttttttttcttctcctctcttttttctctatcCTCTCCCCGGACTCACGCtgctttaccaaaaaaaaaattatcttgtcattttatttttatttaaatttattccttattcttttaatttctattcattttcttttaggtcctttagaattgaatttttattttaattttatccttcaacattagattaattaagaattgagtttaCTGATTGTTTTGATAGGGTAATCTTGGATTTATGATCTGAATCACGAGTTTAAAATGTTAACTTGGAttgacaatgattttttttatttttttacactaatattttttcagttttattttccaACATTAAATTTGTACAAATTTGAGTTTGGTGATGCTCTTTACTCTCTTTTCTAACAAGTGATTCCTGAGTTGAAATCATGACAGCTTTCTATTGTTTAATTCGgtccattgtttttctttatatatatatatataatattccaGTCATTATATCTTACCTAAGttacaaaatgttttttatacattatatttttaaaaaattcagccTAGCATGCGACATAGCACAGCATTTACGTATCTAGTGTATTTCCTCGCTAGTTCCTACCATGAAAAAGAGCAGGGGATGTATGTGGGACCATCCATGATTCTTGTctgaaatactttttaaatgtatattttgttttgggGTTGTTGGAATAGGAAGAGCACCGAGACGtgctctatttcttttttatatattaattttaaagaggCAGCCAGCTGTCTCAGAACATGTGCGTATGGTGTCTTCTTCGTCTTCCATTTTCATCATTTAGCGACTTCGAACAATTATTAAGTATAAATCTGACAGGTATTGGGTTTTCACTTTTCACTATCTCAAGCTCTCTTATTGATTATCTGACACACGTTATGGTGGATGAGCCGTGcagaatttttttgatttttgattttatattcattttttttctcggtgatttagtattaattaaaaattaattgatcttgatttattaagaaaaagtaaaattaaaagaagggaaatgaaaatgaaaagaaaattaaacatgGATGACGTGCTctaaatttcatgaaaaatacactttaatcattcaactttaaaaatcaCATGACTTGTATAAtgtattttggtataaaaatatatttttgttattttttagtctctagttaaagagagaagagagagaaatcgCTCGATTTCaactgattaaaaataaaagtattggTGACACCGATTTAAGACCACTAAAATAAACGATGATTGAGTCAAATGATTTCATTTAATGAGTATTGCCGACACCGATTTAAACCACTAAAATGAACGATGATTGAGTCAAATGATTTCATTTGATGAGGAGAGTTcatattagatgtttttttttttttttacatttaaagttTGTGAAAAAATAGATATGAGCTCGGATTGATTTTTGACTTCgggtttattttgttttttggatgggtttttgagtttttttaaagctacactcttatattatttttttgaagagtttttcgtatccatttatatatatttatatatatattttgtatggatgaactttagttttgaaaattaaaaaaaaatatattttcaaaaaatatttctaatatgtgtatctttgtatagtttttttttctttatattttatttgataaatttgatttgcgtctctatttctattatttgtttgcttgaacaaaaaaatattgtaataaataaatttagcaaagaTAACCggataaatatcttatttttcattcaatttttcaagttttatttttatgtatcatcatatatatatatatatatatatatatcaacttatTTGATTACGTGTGagcattaaatttttaatttgagcttaatatttaaaaattatagaaatgtattgaaaaaacttgtatacataattttttttatagaaaataaaaataataactactgAAGTAATAAATCACGTTCGTCACTATTAACAACGTCACTGACTTGAGGATATAACCATtgaggtcatttttttttttaacaaactttaaaaatattattcaagtaTATAGCCGTGTAGACTCAGATGTTAtcactaaataatttttatacaagtttttatctttaaattcttaTTAAATCTGAatcaaaaaaactttaatcaaTTCTCAAGGTTTTTTGTCCATATTTTTATTCCAATTATACcttaaaaaagtcattttatagataaattaaCATTGTTCTCTTAAGTATTCTAGCAAAGaggaatcaaaataaattagttgtaaaattgatataaaaattattgtgggtgtaaaattaataatactaaaattaatgatatattttatattattccttttagaattattaaacctaaaaatataaaaacaacttgagCTCATTGATAATACCGAATACATGTGGCAAGAAGCTGCAATGGTGGATCCACAAGCCAAACGACAAATGATCGAGGGAACTcggtattttatttctttttgtattaTTGCAATTTTAATGTCTCCGAAGAGACACCTTGGCTGTtaccaaaagaaaaagaaaggaataaaaaatataaaaatggctATCATTGGCCAGTATGAGTCCATGGCTTGCTGACTCAGCTGATCGCCCTCTGATCCTCCTCTTCCAATGATGTCATTCTGCCATTGCTAAGAGTGTCTGTTCACCTCAACAGAAGGGCTCTTCCAACCAGTGCGCTCTTTCAACTAATCAGAAGCTCATTTTTCGCTTTATCTCACCATATTTGTTGagttctttcaatttcagtagtgCTCAGCTATCAATTTCTTGCTCCATTGACCTGCTATCAGATGATGTCTGCaattatcatcttcttcaacttATGATTCTGGGAGGTTGTAAAACTTCTCACAGTAACAGATACATTTATGAaaggacaaaaacaaaaaccctgaTGGAGTTGGTCTTCTGCAATTTCTTAGCAGTTCCATAACCAACTCCATCAAGAGCTTCTATTGAATTGATGCACCAACAAGGTCACCGTTTACATGAATTACTGTTCGATTGTAAGCTACAAATTCTTTCGATAATTAAAATTGCATGAGCATAAAAGTAGAGTCCATGGCACGAGCATATACAGTAAATCCCCTAAACTGAAAAATGTCACAAGTTGAGAGATTCATTGTGGAGCATTTGATTCTTGGCTAGATGAGCAGAGTCAACGTAAATGTTTTAAGTTCCAAAATTTCCTGGCCCTCAGTGATTGCGCCTCATCTTATGGGACACGAAACTTTTATTCAGGATTTACCACACCATCTGCAGGAGCAGCAAGCTGTCTATTGTTATAAACATGTTCAATTGGATGCAGCCCCGGTAGACAATTCAGCTGTTTCATCTCTTCTTGGTCGTTTTATTGGTGCTGGACTGGATTCCTCATCAATTTGATCAAGGACCTGATCGTTTCTTTCCTCTGGTGCCTTTTGCTTTCTGCTTATACTCTGGGAACTTTCTTCTAGTAAAGCACTCTCATTACTTGTTTTGACAGGGTCCAACTCTGAGGCTTCTAATTTGTTATTTGCAGATGACTGCTCTAACTTTGCTTGTAGAAGGGAAGGGTCGTCTTGGGAGGAGGAAGGAGCCTTGGACTTGTCATCCTCaatctttctttgtttctcaAACATCTCTTGAAGATGCCTCCCCTGCTCCTCGATCCTCAGTTGTAAATTTCTCTGGATCTGTTAGAGgattaaacattattatcagAACATACCACAGAACTGTAGTTACAAAAACCATGCACATATATGTTGCGTTTCCACACCATCAATGTAATATTCATGGTCACCAACTTTACTAATGGTTAGCATCACATCTAAACAGTTCTGTTAAATAGGTAAAAGAAATTGTCATCTAAGTTCTAAACCGCAGACGCTGAAGCTCAAATACCAATAGCATACCTCAAGTTGTTCGTGGAGTCGCTTCTGAACTTCCATTTGCAATCGCAATGCTTCTGTGATCCCCATACTCCTGTTTTTGAACCATAGGTCAGCCTAAATTGCACTTAATAGtccattgtttaaaaaaaaaaacacgccaGTTCAC
Protein-coding sequences here:
- the LOC118036480 gene encoding AAA-ATPase At3g28580, which translates into the protein MKTVDTFTQLGSVIASVMFVWAMFKQYCPYQLQNYFEKHSKRVFTFVYPFIQITFNEFTGDRFMRSEAYSAIENYLGSSSSMQAKRLKADVVKNGSQSLVLSMDDFEEVTDEFQGVKLRWASGKHISKTPSFSFYPATDERMYYTLTFHKRHRNLILGTYLSHVLKEGDAIKVKNRQRKLYTNSGSYWRHVVFEHPASFETIAMEADKKKEIMDDLITFSQAEEFYARIGRAWKRGYLLYGPPGTGKSTMIAAMANLLKYDIYDLELTSVKDNTELRKLLIETSSRSIIVIEDIDCSLDLTGQRKKKNEEQGRGDEKDPKLKLPKEETDSKQSQVTLSGLLNFIDGLWSACKGERLVVFTTNFLEKLDPALIRKGRMDKHIELSYCSFEAFKVLAKNYLLIESHHLYARIQELLGETKMTPAEVAEHLMPKTLPGDNKVCLEGLIAGLEKAKEDARLKAEEEAREKGSSPEEKAKEKGSSPEENAKDQGKENGFCENGNTEMNCKEKE